A region of Triplophysa dalaica isolate WHDGS20190420 chromosome 20, ASM1584641v1, whole genome shotgun sequence DNA encodes the following proteins:
- the twist3 gene encoding twist3, producing MREEQSCNDFPEGGVLPSDEEQERRANKCPVVVAPPPGARKRLTGPKKEPVGPLPDEDKISEGPSTLVPSGPKRPKRSSPSSSSNSSLVPVVSAVSPVPGQPFEDLHTQRVIANVRERQRTQSLNDAFASLRKIIPTLPSDKLSKIQILKLASRYIDFLYQVLQSDEMDAKLASCNYLAHERLSYAFSVWRMEGAWSMSATH from the coding sequence ATGCGAGAGGAACAGTCTTGCAACGACTTTCCCGAGGGTGGGGTTCTACCCAGCGACGAGGAACAAGAACGTCGGGCCAACAAGTGCCCAGTCGTTGTCGCACCGCCGCCGGGTGCACGAAAGCGGTTGACGGGTCCCAAAAAAGAACCCGTCGGGCCGTTACCTGACGAGGATAAAATTTCAGAGGGCCCGTCTACACTCGTTCCTTCTGGCCCCAAAAGACCCAAGAGaagctctccctcttcctcctcAAACTCTTCCTTAGTTCCCGTCGTGAGTGCTGTGTCACCTGTGCCCGGACAACCCTTCGAAGACCTGCACACGCAACGAGTGATCGCCAACGTACGAGAGCGTCAACGCACGCAGTCCCTAAACGACGCATTCGCCTCATTGCGGAAGATCATTCCCACATTGCCCTCGGACAAACTTAGCAAGATCCAGATCCTCAAACTCGCTTCCCGTTACATCGACTTCCTTTACCAGGTGCTCCAGAGTGACGAGATGGACGCCAAGCTGGCCAGCTGTAACTACCTGGCCCACGAGAGGCTTAGCTACGCATTTTCTGTATGGAGGATGGAGGGTGCTTGGTCCATGTCCGCCACCCATTAG